A part of Gambusia affinis linkage group LG21, SWU_Gaff_1.0, whole genome shotgun sequence genomic DNA contains:
- the si:ch211-285f17.1 gene encoding sickle tail protein homolog isoform X26: MQPSDMDKKREAFLEHLKQKYPHHASAIMGHQERLREQSRSPKHGPSPQPGIGDQVDHLSLASLESLDTMSETDAPTAFTRGSRVRASLPVVRSTNQTKDRSLGVLYLQYGDETKQIRMPNEITSIDTIRALFVSAFPQQLNMKMLESPSVAVYVKDDMRNMYYELTDVRNITDHSCLKVYHKDPAQAFSHGPRPANGDARMHNEMAHVTRDGQHPLRHPPMGPPSHHPLQGALPPSPHSMPPSPSRIPFGPRQNSVPGSATIPRDRMSSVNPPTRSVSPCPSAILERRDVKPDQDLGGKSHTLTRGNEGLYADPYLLQEGRINMTAGHGQHGSPGLDGPEHGMGGFHRASIRSASSYGGPSPTDSVDHSPLYRQKSRNSQLPTLGSKTPPPSPHRMTEVRMIDIHSMPPHGVPPHGVPPHGVPPHAVPPHGVSLERGSPVRQSFRKEEVAGAKPRNSMGSPVVPDPQGHSQGPTPTPNDQETRERTPNTSSPAHSTPSSGGSTILVPKTSSAPPDKNLSPLKVNLMQFRQNVSDLRIQLHQMRQLQVQNQEVLRVQLKRAEQEISIKLTEAMRRVEDPVQRQRAVVEEDRHKYLGLEERVLVQLSELEQYVASLQQDSATTTRVVTLKDVEEGAVTLRKVGESLAGLKGEFPALQTRMRAVLRVEVEAVKFLKEEPHKLDSMLKRVKSLTDTLSSLRRYATEGSQKGVDISTNASVGVNHTKAAETAVEAPSTSVQLASSSAPPEAQSSTVRSEVMPSSPVVIHHVQSSPVHIQQSQQSAALIAQPSPPLTPSPTQIPSPNLSKPQDWESPKGSVSDPSSPARLKKIHGNLVNNGNSAPHQDLVIEELQNTKEKNKNRVISIEAAEKEWEEKRQNMGHYDGKEFEKILQEAQANMMKGIPSLEVEESQILPSAGIVEHRDIPSPFESPSEESLADKPTKKGSDKLQKPLLDKSIKPASSKTAIKSAATDNLTRQGSDKSNKSPPPPPPRKSFSSSNSGMTTTRSGEVVYTTRKESISAQEVEEDAPPPSPQFKPTKVAPETKPKPITPPPVTASVNREEEDEGDKIMTELQVFQKCTFKDLGIKNLVEPTNRIEPQIKELRPGNLLPHKEKKNTSAASPTSRMPVPLSAKSRQSPATSDKAGKQQKLQDAQRQFRQANGSAKRVGGDHKTASPTIPVSKIPAFYPSSAKGSCQSALNSDATNPINPSSSAPPSATKSSHTPRSGSLPSSHIPSLSNGSLKLPAPSQHTGKALSFSSQTQNGRVHSSSSSSFSSSSSFSPSPLSPTPLGPGGKSIRTIHTPSFTSYRSHNGSSSKSSIPTTTAAKDTT, translated from the exons GTCAGTGCCTTCCCGCAGCAGCTCAACATGAAGATGTTGGAGTCACCCAGTGTTGCTGTCTACGTCAAAGACGACATGAGGAACATGTACTACGAACTCACTGATGTCAG GAACATCACAGATCACTCTTGCCTCAAAGTGTACCACAAGGATCCCGCTCAGGCTTTCAGCCATGGACCTCGGCCTGCCAACGGCGATGCCAGG ATGCACAACGAGATGGCACATGTCACCCGTGATGGTCAGCACCCTCTTAGACATCCACCTATGGGTCCTCCATCACACCATCCCCTGCAGGGAGCACTCCCACCTTCTCCCCACTCCATGCCACCATCCCCCTCCCGAATCCCATTTGGCCCACGTCAGAACTCTGTCCCTGGAAGCGCCACTATCCCAAGGGACCGGATGTCTAGTGTCAATCCTCCAACCCGGTCCGTCTCTCCTTGTCCCAGCGCTATACTGGAGAGACGGGACGTGAAGCCAGATCAAGACTTGGGTGGGAAAAGCCACACTCTAACTAGAGGGAATGAAGGTTTGTATGCAGATCCATATCTGCTCCAAGAGGGACGAATCAACATGACTGCAGGTCATGGGCAGCACGGCAGCCCTGGACTTGATGGTCCAGAACATGGCATGGGGGGATTTCACCGTGCCTCCATCCGCTCTGCAAGCTCTTATGGTGGGCCCAGTCCTACAGACTCTGTTGATCACTCTCCTTTGTATAGGCAGAAGTCTCGAAACAGTCAGTTGCCTACTTTGGGTTCCAAGACTCCTCCTCCGTCCCCTCACAGGATGACTGAGGTACGGATGATTGATATCCACAGCATGCCCCCTCATGGTGTACCACCTCATGGTGTTCCACCTCATGGTGTTCCACCTCATGCTGTCCCACCTCATGGTGTTTCCCTGGAGAGAGGCTCACCAGTGCGCCAGTCCTTCAGAAAGGAAGAAGTTGCAGGGGCTAAGCCCAGGAACAGCATGGGATCTCCTGTGGTCCCAGACCCTCAAGGTCACTCTCAAGGGCCCACTCCAACTCCAAATGACCAGGAGACACG CGAGAGAACACCAAATACTTCATCTCCAGCTCACAGCACACCTAGTTCAG GTGGATCTACTATCTTGGTTCCTAAAACAAGTTCAGCCCCACCAGACAAGAACTTATCTCCACTCAAAGTGAATCTCATGCAGTTCAGACAGAATGTTTCTGACCTCAGGATACAACTTCATCAGATGAGACAGTTGCAG GTccagaaccaggaggttttACGGGTGCAGCTGAAGCGGGCAGAGCAGGAAATTAGTATTAAACTCACAGAGGCTATGCGGCGGGTGGAAGACCCTGTCCAGAGGCAGAGAGCTGTGGTAGAGGAGGACAGGCACAAGTACTTGGGTCTGGAGGAGCGTGTTCTTGTACAGCTCAG TGAGCTGGAGCAATATGTAGCATCTCTGCAACAAGATTCAGCAACAACAACCAGGGTGGTGACCTTAAAGGATGTAGAGGAGGGAGCAGTAACTCTGAGGAAGGTGGGAGAGTCTCTGGCCGGTCTTAAAG GAGAGTTCCCAGCCCTGCAAACCAGAATGCGAGCTGTGCTCAGAGTGGAGGTGGAGGCTGTTAAATTTCTGAAGGAAGAGCCTCACAAACTTGACAGCATGCTAAAACGGGTCAAGAGCCTGACCGATACTCTCAGCAGCCTGAGAAG ATATGCAACCGAAGGCTCTCAGAAGGGAGTAGATATTTCCACCAATGCCTCAGTAGGTGTCAACCACacaaaagctgcagaaaccGCTGTAGAAGCTCCATCAACATCAGTTCAGCTCGCCTCTTCCTCAGCTCCACCAGAGGCACAGAGCTCCACCGTAAGATCAGAGGTGATGCCCTCCTCCCCAGTGGTCATCCATCATGTCCAGAGTTCTCCAGTTCACATACAGCAGTCCCAGCAATCTGCAGCCCTCATAGCTCAGCCCAGTCCTCCCCTTACCCCTAGCCCTACTCAGATTCCCAGTCCTAACCTGAGTAAGCCTCAAGACTGGGAATCTCCAAAAGGGTCGGTCTCAGATCCATCAAGTCCTGCTCGCCTCAAGAAGATTCATGGGAATCTGGTGAATAATGGCAACAGCGCTCCTCATCAGGATCTTGTAATAGAGGAGCTCCAGAACaccaaggagaaaaacaaaaacagagttaTTTCCATTGAG GCAGCTGAGAAGGAATGGGAAGAGAAAAGGCAGAATATGGGTCATTATGATGGCAAAGAGTTTGAGAAGATCCTTCAAGAGGCTCAGGCCAACATGATGAAGGGAATTCCAAGCTTAGAGGTGGAGGAAAGCCAAAtactgccctctgctggcatAGTAGAACATAGAGACATTCCCAGCCCTTTTGAGTCACCATCag AGGAGTCCCTAGCAGACAAACCCACCAAAAAGGGGTCCGATAAACTACAGAAGCCTTTATTGGATAAATCTATTAAGCCAGCATCTTCAAAAACTGCCATTAAGTCAGCAGCCACTGACAATTTGACCAGACAGGGATCTGACAAATCAAACAAGTCCCCACCACCGCCACCTCCAAGAAAATCCTTCTCCAGCTCAAACTCAGGCATGACTACAACACGTTCTGGAGAGGTGGTCTATACAACTCGGAAGGAAAGCATCTCAGCACAG GAGGTTGAGGAAGATGCTCCTCCTCCATCCCCTCAGTTCAAACCCACAAAGGTTGCTCCGGAGACCAAGCCGAAGCCCATCACACCCCCTCCTGTTACTGCTTCTGTTAAcagagaagaggaggatgaaggggACAAGATCATGACGGAGCTTCAG GTTTTCCAGAAGTGCACATTTAAGGATCTAGGGATAAAAAATTTGGTTGAGCCTACCAATCGAATTGAACCCCAAATCAAAGAACTAAGACCAGGGAATTTGTTGCCccacaaagagaaaaag AACACCAGTGCCGCTTCCCCTACTAGTCGGATGCCGGTCCCTTTGTCTGCGAAGTCCAGACAGTCGCCGGCTACATCTGACAAAGctggaaaacagcaaaaactgcAGGACGCTCAGAGGCAATTTCGACAG GCTAATGGAAGTGCTAAAAGAGTGGGAGGGGATCATAAAACTGCTTCCCCTACTATACCCGTCTCTAAAATCCCTGCTTTTTATCCTAGCTCTGCTAAAGGCAGCTGCCAGTCTGCGCTAAACTCAGATGCTACTAATCCCATTAACCcgtcttcttctgctcctccttcTGCGACAAAGTCCTCTCACACCCCCCGTTCCGGTTCCCTACCCTCATCCCATATCCCCTCACTGTCTAACGGATCCCTCAAACTCCCTGCACCTTCACAACACACAGGTAAAGCTCTCTCGTTCTCCTCACAGACTCAGAATGGTCGAGtgcactcctcctcctcctcttcattctcctcctcctcctccttctccccctCCCCTCTGTCTCCTACACCATTGGGGCCAGGTGGAAAGAGCATCCGCACCATACACACCCCCAGCTTCACCAGCTACAGATCGCAcaacggcagcagcagcaaatccTCCATcccaacaactacagcagctaAGGACACAACTTAG
- the si:ch211-285f17.1 gene encoding sickle tail protein homolog isoform X15, whose amino-acid sequence MQPSDMDKKREAFLEHLKQKYPHHASAIMGHQERLREQSLQAMIASLHSELDIQRYLMKIQSPYQSRSPKHGPSPQPGIGDQVDHLSLASLESLDTMSETDAPTAFTRGSRVRASLPVVRSTNQTKDRSLGVLYLQYGDETKQIRMPNEITSIDTIRALFVSAFPQQLNMKMLESPSVAVYVKDDMRNMYYELTDVRNITDHSCLKVYHKDPAQAFSHGPRPANGDARMHNEMAHVTRDGQHPLRHPPMGPPSHHPLQGALPPSPHSMPPSPSRIPFGPRQNSVPGSATIPRDRMSSVNPPTRSVSPCPSAILERRDVKPDQDLGGKSHTLTRGNEGLYADPYLLQEGRINMTAGHGQHGSPGLDGPEHGMGGFHRASIRSASSYGGPSPTDSVDHSPLYRQKSRNSQLPTLGSKTPPPSPHRMTEVRMIDIHSMPPHGVPPHGVPPHGVPPHAVPPHGVSLERGSPVRQSFRKEEVAGAKPRNSMGSPVVPDPQGHSQGPTPTPNDQETRERMKFMEQQITSLTGLVHHVLLKAPNSSGNKESQSERTPNTSSPAHSTPSSAGGSTILVPKTSSAPPDKNLSPLKVNLMQFRQNVSDLRIQLHQMRQLQVQNQEVLRVQLKRAEQEISIKLTEAMRRVEDPVQRQRAVVEEDRHKYLGLEERVLVQLSELEQYVASLQQDSATTTRVVTLKDVEEGAVTLRKVGESLAGLKGEFPALQTRMRAVLRVEVEAVKFLKEEPHKLDSMLKRVKSLTDTLSSLRRYATEGSQKGVDISTNASVGVNHTKAAETAVEAPSTSVQLASSSAPPEAQSSTVRSEVMPSSPVVIHHVQSSPVHIQQSQQSAALIAQPSPPLTPSPTQIPSPNLSKPQDWESPKGSVSDPSSPARLKKIHGNLVNNGNSAPHQDLVIEELQNTKEKNKNRVISIEAAEKEWEEKRQNMGHYDGKEFEKILQEAQANMMKGIPSLEVEESQILPSAGIVEHRDIPSPFESPSEESLADKPTKKGSDKLQKPLLDKSIKPASSKTAIKSAATDNLTRQGSDKSNKSPPPPPPRKSFSSSNSGMTTTRSGEVVYTTRKESISAQEVEEDAPPPSPQFKPTKVAPETKPKPITPPPVTASVNREEEDEGDKIMTELQVFQKCTFKDLGIKNLVEPTNRIEPQIKELRPGNLLPHKEKKQSSEPSREDKDPNTDENGNTTTRQSPGVIYYVTGQIPKDQPPPSGLEDTPEHRESSQPLTQVSNVNANDNSPSQQLQMLQMQMSPQPKSPPPVTPPPISPKPTGLNGFKLPQKQVKRAESLKTSAEVQKEKKLNKTNTEKKTKQASEHVSSFKNIKPQQILPTMSNPVKEIPKVQRLGKTASNKRNLTLANFDDGDDGAGLSPDLPGEEPPPPPDIAFMITNKKVQPLSCGEYQELVSAKKGNVQTVTVGSASNKANTTVDPTMPQDNGFNRKPVIIIFDEPMDIRSAYKRLSTIFECEEELERMLAEERIDEESEESDTERSTGLQVRAGGAEMVDGEKIISTQSTTEHTGSSSSSSSSISELMDSGMNTETNGDAKQDGKKKFKFKFPKKQLAALTQAIRTGTKSGKKTLQVVVYEDEEEYDGTVRQHREAKRFEITRSKSFAEGTKGSVSITQTDQNSDTLCRTNEIRKNAYKTLDSLEQTIKQLETTINEMGPCSPEEPAGTEDTMARTGKESDVVGLKRSSSLPTSRVHGPKVSSKGLLQKKTKPELLPRPVVAPSSTSTSTTVLSVPTSIQQIPLQNTSAASPTSRMPVPLSAKSRQSPATSDKAGKQQKLQDAQRQFRQANGSAKRVGGDHKTASPTIPVSKIPAFYPSSAKGSCQSALNSDATNPINPSSSAPPSATKSSHTPRSGSLPSSHIPSLSNGSLKLPAPSQHTGKALSFSSQTQNGRVHSSSSSSFSSSSSFSPSPLSPTPLGPGGKSIRTIHTPSFTSYRSHNGSSSKSSIPTTTAAKDTT is encoded by the exons GTCAGTGCCTTCCCGCAGCAGCTCAACATGAAGATGTTGGAGTCACCCAGTGTTGCTGTCTACGTCAAAGACGACATGAGGAACATGTACTACGAACTCACTGATGTCAG GAACATCACAGATCACTCTTGCCTCAAAGTGTACCACAAGGATCCCGCTCAGGCTTTCAGCCATGGACCTCGGCCTGCCAACGGCGATGCCAGG ATGCACAACGAGATGGCACATGTCACCCGTGATGGTCAGCACCCTCTTAGACATCCACCTATGGGTCCTCCATCACACCATCCCCTGCAGGGAGCACTCCCACCTTCTCCCCACTCCATGCCACCATCCCCCTCCCGAATCCCATTTGGCCCACGTCAGAACTCTGTCCCTGGAAGCGCCACTATCCCAAGGGACCGGATGTCTAGTGTCAATCCTCCAACCCGGTCCGTCTCTCCTTGTCCCAGCGCTATACTGGAGAGACGGGACGTGAAGCCAGATCAAGACTTGGGTGGGAAAAGCCACACTCTAACTAGAGGGAATGAAGGTTTGTATGCAGATCCATATCTGCTCCAAGAGGGACGAATCAACATGACTGCAGGTCATGGGCAGCACGGCAGCCCTGGACTTGATGGTCCAGAACATGGCATGGGGGGATTTCACCGTGCCTCCATCCGCTCTGCAAGCTCTTATGGTGGGCCCAGTCCTACAGACTCTGTTGATCACTCTCCTTTGTATAGGCAGAAGTCTCGAAACAGTCAGTTGCCTACTTTGGGTTCCAAGACTCCTCCTCCGTCCCCTCACAGGATGACTGAGGTACGGATGATTGATATCCACAGCATGCCCCCTCATGGTGTACCACCTCATGGTGTTCCACCTCATGGTGTTCCACCTCATGCTGTCCCACCTCATGGTGTTTCCCTGGAGAGAGGCTCACCAGTGCGCCAGTCCTTCAGAAAGGAAGAAGTTGCAGGGGCTAAGCCCAGGAACAGCATGGGATCTCCTGTGGTCCCAGACCCTCAAGGTCACTCTCAAGGGCCCACTCCAACTCCAAATGACCAGGAGACACG AGAGCGAATGAAGTTTATGGAGCAACAGATTACCAGCTTGACTGGTCTTGTTCATCATGTACTTTTAAAGGCTCCAAACTCTAGTGGCAACAAGGAGTCTCAAAG CGAGAGAACACCAAATACTTCATCTCCAGCTCACAGCACACCTAGTTCAG CAGGTGGATCTACTATCTTGGTTCCTAAAACAAGTTCAGCCCCACCAGACAAGAACTTATCTCCACTCAAAGTGAATCTCATGCAGTTCAGACAGAATGTTTCTGACCTCAGGATACAACTTCATCAGATGAGACAGTTGCAG GTccagaaccaggaggttttACGGGTGCAGCTGAAGCGGGCAGAGCAGGAAATTAGTATTAAACTCACAGAGGCTATGCGGCGGGTGGAAGACCCTGTCCAGAGGCAGAGAGCTGTGGTAGAGGAGGACAGGCACAAGTACTTGGGTCTGGAGGAGCGTGTTCTTGTACAGCTCAG TGAGCTGGAGCAATATGTAGCATCTCTGCAACAAGATTCAGCAACAACAACCAGGGTGGTGACCTTAAAGGATGTAGAGGAGGGAGCAGTAACTCTGAGGAAGGTGGGAGAGTCTCTGGCCGGTCTTAAAG GAGAGTTCCCAGCCCTGCAAACCAGAATGCGAGCTGTGCTCAGAGTGGAGGTGGAGGCTGTTAAATTTCTGAAGGAAGAGCCTCACAAACTTGACAGCATGCTAAAACGGGTCAAGAGCCTGACCGATACTCTCAGCAGCCTGAGAAG ATATGCAACCGAAGGCTCTCAGAAGGGAGTAGATATTTCCACCAATGCCTCAGTAGGTGTCAACCACacaaaagctgcagaaaccGCTGTAGAAGCTCCATCAACATCAGTTCAGCTCGCCTCTTCCTCAGCTCCACCAGAGGCACAGAGCTCCACCGTAAGATCAGAGGTGATGCCCTCCTCCCCAGTGGTCATCCATCATGTCCAGAGTTCTCCAGTTCACATACAGCAGTCCCAGCAATCTGCAGCCCTCATAGCTCAGCCCAGTCCTCCCCTTACCCCTAGCCCTACTCAGATTCCCAGTCCTAACCTGAGTAAGCCTCAAGACTGGGAATCTCCAAAAGGGTCGGTCTCAGATCCATCAAGTCCTGCTCGCCTCAAGAAGATTCATGGGAATCTGGTGAATAATGGCAACAGCGCTCCTCATCAGGATCTTGTAATAGAGGAGCTCCAGAACaccaaggagaaaaacaaaaacagagttaTTTCCATTGAG GCAGCTGAGAAGGAATGGGAAGAGAAAAGGCAGAATATGGGTCATTATGATGGCAAAGAGTTTGAGAAGATCCTTCAAGAGGCTCAGGCCAACATGATGAAGGGAATTCCAAGCTTAGAGGTGGAGGAAAGCCAAAtactgccctctgctggcatAGTAGAACATAGAGACATTCCCAGCCCTTTTGAGTCACCATCag AGGAGTCCCTAGCAGACAAACCCACCAAAAAGGGGTCCGATAAACTACAGAAGCCTTTATTGGATAAATCTATTAAGCCAGCATCTTCAAAAACTGCCATTAAGTCAGCAGCCACTGACAATTTGACCAGACAGGGATCTGACAAATCAAACAAGTCCCCACCACCGCCACCTCCAAGAAAATCCTTCTCCAGCTCAAACTCAGGCATGACTACAACACGTTCTGGAGAGGTGGTCTATACAACTCGGAAGGAAAGCATCTCAGCACAG GAGGTTGAGGAAGATGCTCCTCCTCCATCCCCTCAGTTCAAACCCACAAAGGTTGCTCCGGAGACCAAGCCGAAGCCCATCACACCCCCTCCTGTTACTGCTTCTGTTAAcagagaagaggaggatgaaggggACAAGATCATGACGGAGCTTCAG GTTTTCCAGAAGTGCACATTTAAGGATCTAGGGATAAAAAATTTGGTTGAGCCTACCAATCGAATTGAACCCCAAATCAAAGAACTAAGACCAGGGAATTTGTTGCCccacaaagagaaaaag CAGAGCTCAGAACCAAGTCGAGAGGATAAAGACCCAAACACAGatgaaaatggaaacacaactacaAGACAAAGCCCTGGG GTCATATATTATGTGACTGGCCAGATTCCCAAAGATCAACCACCCCCATCAGGACTGGAAGACACCCCAGAACACAGGGAGTCCTCACAGCCTCTAACACAGGTGTCAAATGTCAATGCTAATGACAATTCTCCAAGCCAGCAGCTGCAGATGCTGCAGATGCAGATGTCTCCACAACCAAAATCACCTCCACCTGTTACACCCCCACCTATATCACCTAAACCCACTGGACTCAATGGATTCAAACTGCCACAAAAGCAAGTAAAGCGTGCTGAATCCTTGAAGACTAGTGCAGAAGTACAGAAGGAAAAGaaactcaacaaaacaaacactgaaaagaaaaccaaacaggcCTCAGAGCATGTttcctcatttaaaaatataaagccTCAGCAAATATTACCCACAATGAGCAATCCTGTAAAAGAGATACCTAAAGTTCAGCGACTCGGAAAGACTGCAAGTAACAAACGTAATTTGACTCTAGCTAATtttgatgatggtgatgatggagCTGGTCTTAGCCCTGACTTACCTGGAGAGGAACCTCCCCCGCCACCAGACATTGCATTTATGATCACTAACAAAAAGGTTCAGCCACTTTCTTGTGGCGAGTACCAAGAACTGGTCAGCGCCAAGAAGGGTAATGTTCAGACAGTTACAGTTGGCAGTGCATCAAACAAAGCCAACACCACAGTCGATCCCACTATGCCACAAGATAATGGCTTCAACAGGAAGCCTGTCATCATCATTTTTGATGAGCCAATGGATATCCGCTCAGCTTACAAGCGACTGTCCACCATATTTGAATGTGAAGAAGAACTGGAGAGAATGCTTGCAGAAGAGCGCATAGATGAAGAAAGTGAAGAGTCAGACACTGAAAGAAGCACTGGGTTGCAAGTAAGAGCTGGTGGTGCAGAAATGGTTGATGGTGAAAAGATCATCTCCACACAAAGTACTACAGAGCACACAGGGtcatcatcctcatcttcatcttcaatATCTGAACTAATGGACAGTGGAATGAACACAGAGACAAATGGAGATGCCAAACAAGATGGAAAGAAGAAGTTTAAATTTAAGTTCCCAAAGAAACAACTAGCAGCATTGACACAAGCAATTCGCACAGGCACCAAGTCTGGAAAGAAGACCTTACAAGTGGTGGTGTATGAAGACGAGGAAGAATATGATGGTACAGTTCGGCAGCACAGGGAAGCAAAGAGATTTGAGATCACTCGCTCAAAATCCTTTGCAGAGGGCACCAAGGGATCAGTGTCTATCACACAAACAGACCAGAACTCAGACACCCTTTGCAGAACCAATGAGATTCGGAAGAATGCCTACAAGACTCTGGACAGTCTAGAACAAACCATCAAACAGCTAGAAACAACTATTAATGAAATGGGACCATGCTCCCCGGAGGAGCCAGCCGGCACTGAAGACACCATGGCAAGAACTGGGAAAGAATCTGATGTGGTTGGGTTGAAGAGGTCTTCCTCTCTCCCTACCTCTAGAGTGCATGGGCCTAAAGTATCCAGTAAAGGTTTGCTGCAGAAGAAGACAAAACCTGAGCTCCTTCCTCGCCCTGTTGTCGCTCCTTCTTCCACCAGCACCTCCACCACAGTCCTCAGTGTACCCACCAGCATACAACAG ATCCCCTTGCAGAACACCAGTGCCGCTTCCCCTACTAGTCGGATGCCGGTCCCTTTGTCTGCGAAGTCCAGACAGTCGCCGGCTACATCTGACAAAGctggaaaacagcaaaaactgcAGGACGCTCAGAGGCAATTTCGACAG GCTAATGGAAGTGCTAAAAGAGTGGGAGGGGATCATAAAACTGCTTCCCCTACTATACCCGTCTCTAAAATCCCTGCTTTTTATCCTAGCTCTGCTAAAGGCAGCTGCCAGTCTGCGCTAAACTCAGATGCTACTAATCCCATTAACCcgtcttcttctgctcctccttcTGCGACAAAGTCCTCTCACACCCCCCGTTCCGGTTCCCTACCCTCATCCCATATCCCCTCACTGTCTAACGGATCCCTCAAACTCCCTGCACCTTCACAACACACAGGTAAAGCTCTCTCGTTCTCCTCACAGACTCAGAATGGTCGAGtgcactcctcctcctcctcttcattctcctcctcctcctccttctccccctCCCCTCTGTCTCCTACACCATTGGGGCCAGGTGGAAAGAGCATCCGCACCATACACACCCCCAGCTTCACCAGCTACAGATCGCAcaacggcagcagcagcaaatccTCCATcccaacaactacagcagctaAGGACACAACTTAG